DNA sequence from the Alteribacter lacisalsi genome:
TACAAAGATCATTACACAAAGTCTGCTCAGGGCTGCCCGTAAAACAAGTTGGTCTAAAACTGTACCGGGCTCGTATATATGGTAGTACAAACTGCCTGAGGAGGGGAAAGTATGCTTCGTCGTATAAAAAAACCTTGGTGGGTACTGCTTGCGGCAACTGCAGTACTGGCGGCCTGCGGAGCTGAGGAAGAAGCGCAGGAAACACTCGAACAAATAGATCCGCCGCAATTTGTTGATGAACAGGATGATCTTGGTCTGGATGATTCACCGGCCGGCGGTATGGCAGAAGAAGTGAATGATGAAGAAATGGATATGGAAAACGGCATGGAAGAAGCAATGGAAGAAGATGACATGCAAATGGAAGAAAAAGGCGGCGTCATGGATGACGGCGAGATGAATGATGAAATGAATGAAGAAATGAATGAAGAAATGCACGAAGACATGGATGAAGACATGGAGATGGAAGAAAAAGGCGGCAGTGCGATGGAAGAAACGGCTATGAGGGAGCTTTACCTGATGGATCGTAATGGCATGGTCACACCGCAGACCTTTGCCCTTCCAAGCTCGGATGATGAACTGGCTCAGTCCATTTCCTACCTGATCAAAGGCGGCCCGGTTACGGAAATGCTGCCGAACGGTTTTCAGGCGGTTCTTCCTCCGGATACCCAGGTGATCGCTGCTGAAGTAACGGATGACGGAGCAGCTGTTGTGGATTTCTCATCTGAGTTTACAGATTACCGTGCTGAAGACGAACTCCGTATTCTGCAGTCCGTTACCTGGACGGCCACTCAATTTGACGGAGTCGAGCGTGTCCATCTCCGTGTGAACGGAGAAGAGCTGAAAGTGATGCCTCAGAACGGAACCCCCGTATCTGAAGGATACAGCAGAAGTCACGGGATCAATCTCGAGGCTACAGCAATCAGTGATATATCAAACACCAAGCCGGTGACAGTGTACTTCCTGTCCCAGCCTGAAGACGAAACGTATTACGTTCCTGTTACCCGCCGCGTACCTGCCAATGCCGACGTCCACACAGCTGTCGTTGATGAACTGCTGAAAGGGCCAGGGTTTGCAACGACCCTACTCACAGATTTCAGAACGGAAACGGCCCTGGTGGACGAACCGCGATTAAGCAATGGAACAGTGGAACTTAACTTTAACGAAGGCATTCTTTCCCAGATGGAAGGAACAGCGGTATCCGAGCATGTGGTGAATATGATCGTACTTTCACTTACAGAGCAGGAAGAAGTGGAGCAGGTATCCATCTCTGTCAACGATGATGATCAGCTCATGGTCAGCTCCGGCGCTGCGCTTACTGAGCCTGTATCACGGCCTGGAAGTGTGAATACAGAGAAATACTAAACTGCAGTTTGAATTCACCAACATAAACCATTATGATGAAAGAGGTGGCTGAAGCTGCCTCTTTTTCAATGGATTTATTTTTAAAACGTACATAATGAAATACCATACAGGAGTGATATCATGCGAGTGGACGGAAGACAATCTGACGAATTAAGACCCGTAATCATTGAAGCAGACTACATTAAACACCCCGAAGGATCAGTACTAATCAGTTTCGGTGATACAAAAGTCATTTGCTCAGCGAGTATTGAAGAGAGAGTGCCGCCTTTTATGCGGGGCCAGGGGAAGGGCTGGGTCACAGCGGAATATGCCATGCTTCCAAGAGCGACTGAATCCCGGAACATCCGTGAATCATCAAAGGGGAAATTGTCCGGACGTACGATGGAAATCCAGCGGCTGATCGGGCGGGCCCTCCGTTCGGTGGTAGACCTTGATGCCATCGGCGAGCGGACGGTCTGGGTCGACTGCGATGTGATTCAGGCTGACGGAGGTACGCGGACAGCCGCTGTTACAGGTGCATTCGCGGCTATGTGTCTTGCTTTTCAGAAGGCGGCAGCGGATAAAACAATGAAAAAATTCCCTGTTACCGACTACCTTGCGGCTGTTTCGGTTGGCGTGGATGAAGAGCATGGTGCGATCCTTGACTTAAACTACGCAGAGGATTCAAAAGCCGAGGTGGACATGAACCTGATCATGACCGGAAGCGGCGAGTTCGTTGAAATTCAGGGAACCGGTGAAGAAGCGACATTTTCCCGGAGTCAGTTAAACAGCCTCTTGGATTTGGGTGAAAAAGGAATTTCTGAGCTTTTTGCCATTCAGAAAGAAGCGATCGGAGAAGCAGCGTCTTATCTTGAAAGTGAAGGGGAAAAGGAATCATGACAATCTCCGAAGTGCTGATTGCTACAAAGAATCCGGGTAAGGTAAAAGAATTTGAAGCTTTTTTTGCCGAGAAAGACATTAAAGTGCGCTCCCTTCTTGACCTTGAAGAGCCGGAGGACGTAATCGAGGACGGCGAGACATTTGAAGACAATGCAGTGAAGAAAGCCGAAGCAATCGGAAAAGCAGCAGGGCTTCCTGTTATTGCTGATGATTCCGGGCTGGAGGTTGACGCGCTGAATGGAGCGCCCGGCGTTTATTCTGCCCGTTATGCGGGGAAGGAAAAAAATGACGAGGCAAATAATCTGAAGCTGCTGAGAGAAATGGAAGGTGTGCCCCCGGAAAAGCGGACTGCCCGCTTCGTATGTGCACTCGCTGTTTATCTGCCTGGAAACCGGTCGTTTGTTCTTAGAGGCACATGTGAAGGTTTGATTGCAGAAGAACGAAAAGGAGAGCATGGCTTCGGATACGATCCGTTGTTTTATGTGCCATCGTCAGAAAAAATGATGGCAGAGCTGACGAGTGAGGAAAAAAACACCCTCAGTCACCGGGCAAAGGCGCTGCAG
Encoded proteins:
- a CDS encoding XTP/dITP diphosphatase, with translation MSEVLIATKNPGKVKEFEAFFAEKDIKVRSLLDLEEPEDVIEDGETFEDNAVKKAEAIGKAAGLPVIADDSGLEVDALNGAPGVYSARYAGKEKNDEANNLKLLREMEGVPPEKRTARFVCALAVYLPGNRSFVLRGTCEGLIAEERKGEHGFGYDPLFYVPSSEKMMAELTSEEKNTLSHRAKALQLLEEKWDLFTE
- the rph gene encoding ribonuclease PH — its product is MRVDGRQSDELRPVIIEADYIKHPEGSVLISFGDTKVICSASIEERVPPFMRGQGKGWVTAEYAMLPRATESRNIRESSKGKLSGRTMEIQRLIGRALRSVVDLDAIGERTVWVDCDVIQADGGTRTAAVTGAFAAMCLAFQKAAADKTMKKFPVTDYLAAVSVGVDEEHGAILDLNYAEDSKAEVDMNLIMTGSGEFVEIQGTGEEATFSRSQLNSLLDLGEKGISELFAIQKEAIGEAASYLESEGEKES
- a CDS encoding GerMN domain-containing protein, producing the protein MLRRIKKPWWVLLAATAVLAACGAEEEAQETLEQIDPPQFVDEQDDLGLDDSPAGGMAEEVNDEEMDMENGMEEAMEEDDMQMEEKGGVMDDGEMNDEMNEEMNEEMHEDMDEDMEMEEKGGSAMEETAMRELYLMDRNGMVTPQTFALPSSDDELAQSISYLIKGGPVTEMLPNGFQAVLPPDTQVIAAEVTDDGAAVVDFSSEFTDYRAEDELRILQSVTWTATQFDGVERVHLRVNGEELKVMPQNGTPVSEGYSRSHGINLEATAISDISNTKPVTVYFLSQPEDETYYVPVTRRVPANADVHTAVVDELLKGPGFATTLLTDFRTETALVDEPRLSNGTVELNFNEGILSQMEGTAVSEHVVNMIVLSLTEQEEVEQVSISVNDDDQLMVSSGAALTEPVSRPGSVNTEKY